The following coding sequences are from one Chitinimonas sp. BJYL2 window:
- a CDS encoding efflux RND transporter periplasmic adaptor subunit has product MSRPILPWLLGTGVVAVVAWAAFKPAAAGGPEGSGDKAQLVTTLIAQARDVPLRVEAQGTVTALNSVELRPQVSSTIRTIHVREGQDVRAGQVLFTLDTRNDAAKVAQSDADLAQVRAQLKDAERALARAQELRRQNFVSQSAVDSAQSSADALKASLAAREAALGSAKVALSYQTITAPFAGRIGAIDVHPGALVQPGMAAPLTTITQLDPVSVAFTLPERELSRLLASQAQGEAPAQVLPDQGKPIPGKLRFVDNKVDTATGTILVKAEFPNTQRLLWPGAFARVAIELGTEKQAVVLPSGALQTGPQGGFVYVVADDNTVKPQPIKLSRMITEEGKQFGIVSGVKAGNKVVVEGGGNLRPGATVKEAAKDAGKSDK; this is encoded by the coding sequence ATGTCCCGCCCCATTCTTCCCTGGCTGCTCGGCACTGGCGTTGTTGCCGTTGTTGCCTGGGCTGCGTTCAAACCCGCTGCCGCCGGCGGCCCGGAAGGTTCGGGTGACAAAGCCCAACTGGTCACCACCCTGATCGCCCAGGCGCGCGATGTGCCGCTGCGCGTTGAAGCCCAGGGCACGGTGACTGCGCTTAACTCGGTGGAGCTCAGGCCGCAGGTGTCGTCCACGATCCGCACCATCCATGTCCGAGAGGGTCAGGATGTGCGTGCGGGCCAGGTCTTGTTCACGCTCGATACGCGCAACGATGCCGCCAAGGTCGCGCAATCCGATGCCGATCTGGCGCAGGTACGGGCCCAACTCAAGGATGCCGAGCGTGCACTGGCAAGGGCGCAAGAGCTGCGGCGGCAGAACTTCGTGTCACAAAGCGCGGTGGATAGCGCCCAGTCGAGTGCCGACGCACTCAAGGCCAGCCTGGCCGCGCGGGAAGCCGCACTGGGCTCGGCCAAAGTCGCCCTCAGTTACCAGACCATTACCGCCCCATTTGCCGGCCGTATCGGTGCCATCGATGTGCATCCGGGCGCGTTGGTGCAGCCGGGCATGGCCGCACCGCTGACCACCATCACCCAGCTGGATCCGGTCTCGGTTGCCTTCACCCTGCCGGAGCGCGAACTCTCGCGTTTGCTGGCGAGCCAGGCACAGGGCGAGGCCCCGGCGCAGGTGCTGCCGGATCAAGGCAAGCCCATACCGGGCAAGCTGCGCTTTGTGGACAACAAGGTCGATACCGCCACTGGCACGATTCTGGTCAAGGCTGAATTCCCCAACACCCAACGTCTGCTGTGGCCCGGCGCCTTTGCCCGCGTGGCGATCGAGTTGGGCACCGAGAAGCAGGCTGTGGTCCTGCCCTCGGGCGCGCTGCAAACGGGCCCGCAGGGCGGCTTTGTCTATGTGGTCGCTGATGACAACACAGTGAAACCACAACCGATCAAACTGAGCCGCATGATCACCGAAGAGGGCAAGCAGTTCGGCATCGTGTCGGGCGTGAAGGCCGGCAACAAGGTGGTGGTTGAGGGCGGCGGGAATCTGCGTCCCGGCGCCACCGTGAAAGAAGCCGCCAAAGACGCTGGCAAGAGCGACAAGTAA
- a CDS encoding porin, whose amino-acid sequence MSNRILTAAVLAALAAPVLANDNNVTLYGRADVGVESNDDGKTSRFVVQSLASRIGFKGEENLGDGLKAIWQVESTVGFDDSANSGNFASRNSFVGLRGDFGSVIAGNTDTPFKLLAKGVDLLWNQADPLEHVTHGKASGLNVHTRQTNTVQYHSPNWDGFQFKLGYSPDENKGTYTGATAGSRRDTLSGSAEYATKTWNVGAAYDRKNEPTARGADLTAIKLIGSIKLDQLTLGAAWSKLDNGASGAAEKSVDTWTLQAAYALGKTTLRAAVAQADESAGNARDGVDFYSAQIDYALSKRSTVYAYYAAIQNEANARARFDYGSNKFTPLAGNDPRVLGVAIRHNF is encoded by the coding sequence ATGTCCAACCGCATTCTCACTGCTGCCGTACTGGCTGCCCTGGCCGCCCCTGTGCTGGCCAATGACAATAACGTCACCCTGTATGGTCGCGCCGATGTCGGCGTCGAATCGAACGACGATGGCAAGACCAGCCGTTTCGTCGTGCAAAGCCTGGCTTCGCGCATCGGTTTCAAGGGCGAGGAAAACCTGGGCGATGGACTCAAGGCGATCTGGCAGGTGGAAAGTACGGTCGGTTTTGACGACAGCGCCAACAGCGGCAACTTTGCCAGCCGTAACAGCTTTGTCGGCCTGCGTGGCGACTTCGGCAGCGTGATCGCCGGCAACACCGATACCCCGTTCAAGCTGCTGGCCAAGGGCGTGGACCTGCTGTGGAATCAGGCTGATCCGCTGGAGCACGTGACGCATGGCAAGGCCTCGGGCCTGAATGTGCATACCCGCCAGACCAATACGGTCCAGTACCACAGCCCTAACTGGGATGGCTTCCAGTTCAAGCTCGGTTACTCGCCCGACGAGAACAAGGGCACCTACACCGGTGCGACAGCCGGCTCCCGCCGCGACACGCTTTCGGGTTCGGCAGAGTACGCCACCAAGACCTGGAACGTGGGCGCCGCTTACGACCGCAAGAACGAGCCCACTGCACGCGGTGCCGACCTTACTGCCATCAAGCTGATCGGCAGCATCAAGCTCGATCAACTGACGCTGGGTGCTGCGTGGAGCAAGCTCGATAACGGCGCCAGCGGTGCCGCTGAAAAGTCCGTGGACACGTGGACCCTGCAAGCCGCCTATGCGCTCGGCAAGACCACACTACGTGCGGCGGTGGCACAGGCCGATGAGTCGGCTGGCAATGCGCGTGATGGGGTGGACTTCTACTCGGCGCAGATCGATTACGCACTGAGCAAGCGCAGCACCGTCTACGCCTACTACGCGGCCATCCAGAACGAAGCCAATGCCCGCGCCCGCTTCGATTACGGCAGCAACAAGTTCACGCCCTTGGCCGGCAATGATCCGCGCGTATTGGGTGTGGCCATTCGCCATAACTTCTGA
- the cysW gene encoding sulfate ABC transporter permease subunit CysW, producing MHALTNKTRSAATDEARWVRWTLIGLALAFLTLFLVIPLVSVFVEALRKGWQLYVEALIEPDARAAIQLTLITAAIAVPFNLVFGVAASWAIAKFDFKGKSLLITLIDLPFSVSPVVAGLIYVLIFGAQGWLGPWLMENDIKIIFAVPGIVLATVFVTFPFVARELIPLMEAQGTEEEQAALVLGASGWQTFWKITLPNIKWGLLYGVILCNARAMGEFGAVSVVSGHIRGMTNTIPLHVEILYNEYNFVGAFACASILALLALVTLAAKTWVEWNTERLMAAERAAVYDE from the coding sequence ATGCACGCACTGACAAACAAAACGCGCTCTGCCGCCACCGATGAAGCCCGCTGGGTGCGCTGGACCCTGATCGGCCTCGCGCTCGCCTTTCTTACCCTGTTTCTGGTGATCCCGCTGGTTTCGGTGTTCGTCGAGGCCCTGCGCAAGGGTTGGCAGCTTTATGTCGAAGCCCTGATCGAACCCGACGCGCGCGCCGCTATCCAGCTGACCCTGATCACGGCTGCGATTGCTGTGCCGTTCAATCTGGTGTTCGGCGTAGCGGCGTCGTGGGCGATTGCCAAGTTCGATTTCAAGGGCAAGAGCCTGCTCATCACGCTGATTGATCTGCCGTTTTCGGTGTCTCCTGTGGTGGCTGGCCTGATCTATGTGCTGATCTTCGGTGCTCAGGGCTGGTTGGGCCCGTGGCTGATGGAAAACGACATCAAGATCATCTTCGCCGTGCCCGGCATCGTGCTGGCGACCGTGTTCGTCACCTTCCCCTTCGTGGCGCGTGAGCTGATCCCGCTGATGGAAGCGCAGGGTACCGAGGAAGAGCAGGCCGCGCTGGTGCTGGGCGCAAGTGGCTGGCAGACCTTCTGGAAGATCACGCTGCCCAACATCAAGTGGGGTCTGCTGTATGGCGTGATCCTGTGTAACGCCCGGGCGATGGGCGAGTTTGGCGCCGTCAGCGTGGTGTCGGGTCATATCCGAGGCATGACCAACACGATTCCGCTGCATGTCGAGATTCTTTACAACGAATACAACTTTGTCGGTGCCTTTGCCTGTGCCTCGATCCTGGCGCTGCTGGCGCTAGTGACCCTGGCCGCCAAGACCTGGGTCGAATGGAACACCGAACGGTTGATGGCCGCCGAGCGCGCGGCGGTTTACGACGAATGA
- a CDS encoding sulfate ABC transporter substrate-binding protein, translating into MKRTTLAILLATALLPLSAIAAEVELLNVSYDPTRELYQDFNKAFAADWKKKTGDDVVVKQSHGGSGKQARSVIDGLQADVVTLALAYDIDEIADQAKLLSPDWQKRLKHNSAPYSSTIVFLVRKGNPKAIKDWNDLVRADVKVITPNPKTSGGARWNYLAAWGYALKQPGGNEAKARDFVQRLYKNVPILDTGARGSLITFTQRGQGDVFISWENEAVLAVKELGPDKFDIVAPSISILAEPPVAVVDKVVDKKGTRKVAEAYLNYLYSPVGQELAAQNYYRPTDPAIAQKYAAQFPKVKLFKLEEHFGSWRQAQKTHFGDGGIFDQIYTGK; encoded by the coding sequence ATGAAGCGCACTACCTTGGCCATTCTGCTGGCGACCGCCCTGCTGCCCCTGTCCGCAATCGCGGCCGAGGTGGAACTGCTGAACGTATCTTATGACCCGACTCGCGAGCTGTACCAGGATTTCAACAAAGCCTTCGCGGCTGACTGGAAGAAGAAAACGGGTGACGATGTCGTCGTCAAGCAATCACACGGTGGCTCCGGCAAGCAGGCGCGCTCGGTGATCGATGGCCTGCAGGCTGATGTGGTGACCCTGGCGCTGGCTTATGACATTGATGAAATCGCCGATCAGGCCAAGCTGCTGTCACCCGATTGGCAAAAGCGCCTCAAGCACAATAGCGCGCCTTACAGCTCCACCATCGTGTTCCTGGTGCGCAAGGGTAACCCCAAGGCGATCAAGGACTGGAACGATCTGGTCCGCGCCGATGTGAAGGTGATCACCCCCAATCCCAAGACCAGCGGCGGCGCCCGCTGGAACTACCTGGCCGCCTGGGGCTACGCGCTCAAGCAGCCTGGCGGTAACGAAGCCAAGGCGCGTGACTTTGTGCAGCGTCTGTACAAGAACGTCCCCATCCTTGATACCGGCGCCCGTGGTTCGCTGATCACCTTTACCCAGCGCGGTCAGGGCGATGTGTTCATCTCCTGGGAAAATGAAGCCGTGCTGGCCGTGAAGGAACTGGGTCCGGACAAGTTCGATATCGTTGCCCCGTCGATTTCCATCCTCGCCGAGCCGCCGGTTGCTGTGGTGGACAAGGTGGTCGACAAGAAAGGCACCCGTAAGGTGGCCGAGGCCTACCTGAACTACCTGTACAGCCCGGTGGGCCAGGAGCTGGCCGCCCAGAACTACTACCGTCCGACTGATCCGGCCATTGCCCAGAAGTACGCTGCGCAGTTCCCCAAGGTGAAGCTGTTCAAGCTGGAAGAGCACTTCGGCAGCTGGCGTCAGGCCCAGAAGACCCACTTCGGTGACGGTGGCATCTTCGACCAGATCTACACCGGCAAGTAA
- a CDS encoding sulfate ABC transporter substrate-binding protein has translation MKTLHRLIAAALATSLSAAALAGPELLNVSYDVMRDFYKDLNPAFVKSYKAKTGEDVVIQQSHGGSGKQARSVIDGLAADVITMNMPPDIDALHDKAKLIPENWATRLPNNSLPFTSLQVLIVRKGNPKQIKDWSDLVKPGVQVVMPNPKVTGNGRYSYLAAWGYALRQPGGNEQKAREFVSALLKNVPVLDAGGRAATTTFMQRQIGDVLLTFENEAEMIAREFGRGQFEVVYPTLSIRAEPPVTIVDKVVDKKGTRKAAEEYLKFLWTPAAQEIAAQNYLRPQDPAVFKKYANQFPAVKLFTVDEVFGGWRKAQKTHFDDGGSFDQVYTRK, from the coding sequence ATGAAGACCCTGCATCGCCTGATTGCTGCCGCACTGGCCACCAGCCTGTCTGCCGCCGCGCTGGCCGGCCCCGAACTGCTCAATGTCTCGTATGACGTCATGCGCGACTTCTACAAGGATCTGAACCCGGCTTTCGTCAAAAGCTACAAGGCCAAGACCGGTGAAGATGTGGTGATCCAGCAGTCGCACGGCGGCTCGGGCAAGCAGGCCCGCTCGGTCATCGACGGCCTGGCCGCCGATGTGATCACCATGAACATGCCGCCTGATATCGATGCCCTGCACGACAAGGCCAAGCTGATCCCCGAAAACTGGGCCACCCGCCTGCCCAACAACAGCCTGCCGTTCACCAGCCTGCAAGTGCTGATCGTGCGCAAGGGCAACCCCAAGCAGATCAAGGATTGGTCTGATCTGGTCAAGCCGGGTGTGCAGGTAGTGATGCCCAACCCCAAGGTGACCGGCAACGGTCGCTACAGCTATCTGGCTGCCTGGGGCTATGCACTGCGCCAGCCCGGCGGCAATGAACAGAAGGCCCGCGAGTTCGTGAGTGCCCTGCTCAAGAACGTGCCGGTGCTTGATGCCGGTGGCCGCGCCGCCACCACCACCTTCATGCAGCGCCAGATCGGCGATGTGTTGCTGACCTTCGAGAACGAAGCCGAAATGATTGCCCGTGAATTCGGCCGTGGCCAGTTCGAGGTGGTGTATCCCACGCTCAGCATCCGTGCTGAGCCGCCGGTGACCATCGTGGACAAGGTCGTGGACAAGAAGGGCACGCGCAAGGCCGCCGAGGAATACCTGAAGTTCCTGTGGACGCCGGCTGCGCAGGAGATCGCCGCGCAGAACTATCTGCGTCCGCAAGATCCGGCGGTATTCAAGAAGTACGCTAACCAGTTCCCGGCGGTGAAGCTGTTCACCGTGGACGAGGTGTTCGGTGGCTGGCGCAAGGCCCAGAAAACCCACTTCGACGACGGCGGCAGCTTTGATCAGGTGTACACCCGCAAGTAA
- a CDS encoding efflux RND transporter permease subunit, with product MHISELCIRRPVMTTLLSISVVIAGMFAYQKLPIAALPSFDTPTINVSANLPGASPETMAASVATPLEKQFSTIAGLKLITSNSRQGSTNITLEFDDDRDIDKAAVDVQAALLQAQRSLPDDMPDLPSYRKVNPADAPVILISLTSPSLPLSELNDYAENLISPNLATIAGVAQVNVFGQRKYAVRISVDPDKLAARNLTLSEVSAALRAANANTPVGVLDGQRQQLIIEANKQLTNAAAFRKVIIATQQGRPVRLEDVSRVEDSIQSVTSAAYVNGELGLVMGVQRQPGANTVAVVDRIRDVMPGLIEQMPDSVSVAFRNDRSVSIREAIHDVNFTLALTVVLVVLVIFLFLRRATATLIPTVTLPISLISTFALMLWLGSSLNNISLLGITLAVGLVVDDAIVVLENIVRHIEEGMQPFEAAIKGSREVGFTIVSISLSLVAVFIPIFYMPGVIGKLFHEFALVVSLAILVSAIASLTLIPLLCARFLKHEDESKPAGKLSQSFERGFDGLLGAYQRTLDTALRHQRWVLLVALTTFVLTAWFYYVIPKGFFPEEDINQITARSEASLDMAFPAMHALQKQAENAVRSSPHVEQVVSVVGGGLNASNTARMFISLKPKSQRPPMAAVIADLRKRTAGISGLRMFFNADQNLQIGSVQTNSRFQYVLQGVNSDELYEWSDKLLKQLREEKILVDVSSNAQRRGLQASLRIDREQAARLGVNINTVRDTLYAAFGDRQVGTIYTATADYAVMMRFDDAFRADETAFEKVKVRSSNGQLVPLTAFATVERTVGPTSVAHRGQLQAVTLSFNLAPGVTLGDALKRVDAIKQDLGMPQSVLTTLGGDAATFQSNQTSQLALILIAVAVIYVLLGVLYESYVHPITILAGLPSAAVGALVTLRLFDMELTLIAVIGILLLVGIVKKNAIMMIDFAIEARHKGETDPVKAIRDACLMRFRPIMMTTLAAMMGAVPIAAGLGAGAELRQPLGLAVVGGLIFSQLITLYITPVLYLFFDRLQTRFSGGAPAHT from the coding sequence ATGCATATTTCCGAACTCTGTATCCGCCGCCCGGTGATGACCACGCTGTTGTCGATCTCGGTCGTCATTGCGGGGATGTTTGCCTACCAGAAGCTGCCGATTGCAGCCCTGCCCTCGTTCGATACCCCCACGATCAACGTCTCGGCCAACCTGCCGGGGGCCTCGCCTGAAACCATGGCAGCCTCGGTGGCCACGCCGCTGGAGAAGCAGTTCTCCACCATTGCCGGCCTCAAGCTGATCACCTCGAACTCACGCCAGGGCAGCACCAATATCACGCTGGAGTTCGATGACGATCGCGATATCGACAAAGCGGCCGTTGATGTCCAGGCCGCACTGCTGCAGGCACAGCGTTCGCTGCCGGACGACATGCCCGACCTGCCGTCCTACCGCAAGGTCAACCCGGCTGATGCGCCGGTCATCCTGATCAGCCTGACCTCTCCCTCGCTGCCGCTGTCGGAACTCAATGATTACGCCGAGAACCTGATCTCGCCCAACCTCGCCACCATTGCCGGCGTGGCCCAGGTGAATGTGTTCGGCCAGCGCAAGTACGCAGTGCGCATCAGTGTCGATCCCGACAAGCTTGCCGCACGCAATCTGACGCTGTCAGAAGTGTCCGCCGCCCTACGTGCTGCCAATGCCAACACCCCGGTGGGCGTGCTCGACGGCCAGCGCCAGCAGCTGATCATCGAGGCCAACAAGCAGCTGACCAACGCCGCTGCCTTCCGCAAAGTCATCATCGCCACCCAGCAAGGCCGGCCAGTGCGGCTGGAAGATGTGAGCCGTGTGGAAGACAGCATCCAGAGCGTGACCTCGGCCGCCTATGTGAACGGTGAACTGGGTCTGGTGATGGGCGTACAGCGCCAGCCCGGCGCCAATACCGTGGCCGTGGTCGACCGTATCCGCGACGTGATGCCGGGCCTGATCGAGCAGATGCCCGATTCGGTATCGGTGGCGTTCCGCAACGACCGTTCGGTCTCGATCCGCGAAGCCATCCATGATGTGAACTTCACCCTGGCACTCACCGTGGTACTGGTCGTGCTGGTGATCTTCCTGTTCCTGCGCCGCGCCACGGCCACGCTGATTCCCACCGTCACCCTGCCGATCTCGCTGATTTCGACCTTTGCGCTGATGCTCTGGCTGGGCAGTTCGCTCAACAACATCTCCCTGCTGGGCATTACCCTGGCCGTGGGGCTGGTGGTGGATGACGCCATCGTGGTGCTCGAAAACATCGTGCGCCACATCGAGGAAGGCATGCAGCCTTTCGAGGCGGCCATCAAGGGTTCACGCGAGGTGGGGTTCACCATCGTGTCGATCTCGCTCTCGCTGGTGGCCGTATTCATTCCGATCTTTTACATGCCCGGCGTGATCGGCAAACTGTTCCATGAATTCGCTCTGGTGGTCAGCCTCGCCATCCTCGTTTCGGCCATTGCCTCGCTGACCCTGATCCCGCTGCTGTGCGCCCGCTTCCTCAAGCATGAAGACGAATCCAAACCGGCCGGCAAGCTGAGCCAGTCGTTCGAGCGCGGTTTCGACGGTTTGCTCGGGGCTTACCAGCGCACGCTGGATACCGCCCTGCGCCACCAGCGCTGGGTACTGCTGGTAGCCTTGACCACCTTTGTGCTGACCGCCTGGTTCTACTACGTGATTCCCAAGGGTTTCTTCCCTGAAGAAGACATCAACCAGATCACCGCCCGCTCCGAAGCCTCGCTCGATATGGCGTTCCCGGCCATGCACGCGCTGCAGAAACAGGCCGAGAACGCCGTGCGCAGCAGCCCGCATGTGGAACAAGTGGTGTCGGTGGTGGGCGGCGGGCTGAATGCCAGCAACACCGCACGCATGTTCATCTCGCTCAAGCCCAAGAGCCAACGCCCGCCCATGGCGGCCGTGATCGCCGATCTGCGCAAGCGCACCGCGGGCATCAGCGGCCTGAGGATGTTCTTCAACGCCGACCAGAACCTGCAGATCGGCAGCGTGCAGACCAATAGCCGCTTCCAGTATGTGCTCCAGGGCGTGAACTCGGACGAGTTGTACGAGTGGTCCGACAAGCTGCTCAAGCAACTGCGCGAGGAAAAAATCCTCGTCGATGTCAGCAGCAATGCCCAGCGCCGCGGCCTGCAGGCGAGCCTGCGCATTGATCGTGAACAGGCCGCGCGACTCGGCGTGAACATCAACACCGTGCGCGATACGCTCTATGCGGCCTTCGGCGACCGTCAGGTGGGCACCATCTATACCGCCACGGCCGATTACGCGGTGATGATGCGCTTTGACGATGCCTTCCGCGCCGACGAAACCGCCTTCGAGAAGGTAAAGGTGCGCTCCAGCAATGGCCAGCTCGTCCCTCTGACCGCCTTCGCCACGGTGGAACGCACGGTCGGCCCGACCTCGGTCGCGCACCGCGGCCAGCTGCAGGCGGTAACCTTGTCGTTCAATCTGGCGCCCGGCGTCACGCTCGGTGATGCCCTCAAGCGCGTCGATGCCATCAAGCAGGATCTCGGCATGCCGCAAAGCGTGCTGACCACGCTGGGTGGCGATGCGGCCACCTTCCAGTCCAACCAGACCAGCCAGCTGGCGCTGATCTTGATTGCGGTGGCGGTCATCTACGTGCTGCTGGGCGTGCTGTACGAAAGCTATGTGCACCCGATCACGATTCTGGCCGGCCTGCCCTCGGCCGCCGTGGGTGCATTGGTCACGCTGCGCCTGTTCGATATGGAGCTGACGTTGATCGCGGTGATCGGCATCCTGCTGCTGGTGGGTATCGTCAAAAAGAACGCCATCATGATGATCGACTTCGCCATCGAGGCCCGTCACAAAGGCGAGACCGACCCGGTCAAGGCGATCCGCGACGCCTGCCTGATGCGTTTCCGCCCGATCATGATGACCACGCTGGCCGCCATGATGGGCGCCGTACCCATCGCCGCCGGCCTCGGTGCCGGCGCCGAGCTGCGCCAGCCGCTGGGTCTGGCCGTGGTGGGCGGGCTGATCTTCTCGCAGCTGATCACGCTCTACATCACGCCGGTGCTGTATCTGTTCTTTGATCGCTTGCAAACCCGGTTTAGCGGAGGCGCACCCGCTCACACCTGA
- a CDS encoding sulfate/molybdate ABC transporter ATP-binding protein produces MSIEVQGIHKQFGAFTALNNVDLKVETGELLALLGPSGCGKTTLLRIIAGLETPDRGQILFHGEDATDTQVGERQVGFVFQHYALFRHMTVFENVAFGLRVRGKQTRPSDSEIKRRVHQLLDLVQLDWLADRYPAQLSGGQRQRIALARALAVEPKVLLLDEPFGALDTKVRKELRRWLKRLHEEVHVTSVFVTHDQEEALEVADRVVVMNKGNIEQIGTPEQVYDTPATPFVYQFLGDVNLFHSRVHGGFAQVGEHPVAADGAVAYVRPHDIEILRERAPQTLSAKVDHVRAIGSIVRLELSLENGDPVEAELSREAYANQRFASGENVYIRPRSARVFAEDYAI; encoded by the coding sequence ATGAGCATTGAAGTCCAAGGCATCCACAAGCAGTTCGGCGCGTTCACCGCGCTGAACAATGTCGATCTCAAGGTCGAAACAGGCGAGCTGCTGGCCCTGCTGGGGCCGTCTGGCTGTGGCAAGACCACCTTGCTGCGCATCATCGCTGGTCTGGAAACGCCCGACCGCGGGCAGATCCTGTTCCACGGTGAAGACGCCACCGACACCCAGGTGGGCGAGCGCCAGGTCGGCTTCGTATTCCAGCATTACGCGCTGTTCCGGCACATGACCGTGTTCGAGAACGTGGCCTTCGGCCTGCGTGTACGCGGCAAGCAGACGCGCCCATCAGACAGCGAGATCAAGCGCCGCGTCCATCAGCTGCTCGATCTGGTGCAGCTCGACTGGCTGGCCGATCGCTATCCGGCGCAGCTGTCGGGTGGCCAGCGCCAACGTATCGCCCTGGCGCGTGCGCTGGCAGTGGAACCCAAGGTATTGCTGCTGGATGAACCCTTCGGCGCGCTCGATACCAAGGTGCGCAAGGAGTTGCGTCGCTGGCTCAAGCGCCTGCACGAGGAAGTGCATGTGACCTCGGTGTTCGTGACGCACGATCAGGAAGAGGCGCTCGAAGTCGCCGACCGCGTGGTGGTGATGAACAAGGGCAATATCGAGCAGATCGGCACGCCCGAGCAGGTGTACGACACGCCAGCCACACCGTTTGTGTACCAGTTCCTTGGCGATGTGAACCTGTTCCACAGCCGCGTGCATGGCGGTTTTGCACAGGTTGGCGAGCACCCGGTCGCGGCCGATGGCGCAGTGGCCTATGTGCGCCCGCACGATATCGAAATCCTCCGCGAGCGTGCGCCGCAAACCCTGTCAGCCAAGGTCGATCATGTGCGCGCCATCGGCTCCATCGTGCGACTGGAACTGAGCCTGGAGAACGGCGACCCGGTCGAGGCCGAGCTGAGCCGCGAGGCCTATGCAAACCAGCGCTTTGCCAGTGGCGAGAACGTGTATATCCGACCGCGCTCGGCGCGGGTGTTTGCCGAGGATTACGCGATCTGA
- the cysT gene encoding sulfate ABC transporter permease subunit CysT, which yields MRFKQPSVLPGFGLGFGYTIIYLSLIVLIPLSALVIKTSSLSFADFWAIVTADRVVATYKLTFGASFIAASLNLIFGLLVAWVLVRYQFVGKRIVDALVDLPFALPTAVAGIALTNLYAPNGWFGSLLAPLGIQVAFKPLGIVVALTFIGLPFVVRTVQPVLQDLEAELEEAAACLGASRWQTFTKVILPAALPALLTGFTLAFARAIGEYGSVIFIAGNIPFESEIAPLLIIGKLEQYDYTGAAAIATVMLLISFVMILVINLIQWWHARRHGMRK from the coding sequence ATGCGATTCAAGCAACCCAGTGTGCTGCCCGGCTTCGGCCTGGGGTTCGGCTACACCATCATCTACCTGAGCCTGATCGTGCTGATCCCGCTGTCCGCGCTGGTGATCAAGACATCGAGCCTGAGCTTTGCCGATTTCTGGGCCATCGTGACCGCCGACCGGGTGGTGGCCACCTACAAGCTGACTTTTGGTGCGAGCTTTATTGCGGCCTCGCTGAACCTGATCTTCGGTCTGCTGGTCGCCTGGGTACTGGTGCGCTATCAGTTCGTGGGTAAGCGTATCGTCGATGCGCTGGTGGACCTGCCTTTTGCCTTGCCCACCGCCGTGGCCGGTATCGCGCTCACCAACCTCTACGCGCCCAATGGCTGGTTCGGCAGCCTGCTCGCTCCGCTGGGTATCCAGGTCGCGTTCAAGCCACTGGGTATTGTGGTGGCGTTGACCTTTATTGGTCTGCCTTTTGTGGTGCGTACCGTGCAGCCGGTGCTGCAGGATCTGGAGGCCGAACTCGAAGAGGCGGCGGCCTGTCTGGGGGCGAGTCGCTGGCAAACCTTCACCAAGGTGATCCTGCCGGCAGCGCTGCCTGCCCTGCTGACCGGCTTCACGCTCGCGTTTGCGCGCGCCATTGGCGAATACGGCTCGGTGATCTTCATCGCCGGCAATATTCCGTTCGAATCCGAAATCGCCCCCTTGCTGATCATCGGCAAGCTGGAACAGTACGACTACACCGGTGCGGCGGCGATTGCCACGGTGATGCTGCTGATCTCGTTTGTCATGATCCTTGTCATCAACCTGATCCAGTGGTGGCATGCGCGCCGCCATGGCATGCGCAAGTGA